The Shinella zoogloeoides genome contains the following window.
GCGGCGCGCTTATATCGAAGGTGCTGCCGGGCAGCCCGGCGGAGAAGGCGGGCATGAAGCCGGGCCAGATCGTCACCGCCGTCAACGGCATTGCCGTCGAGCATCCCGATGCGCTCGGCTATCGCCTCACCACGGTCGGCATCGGCGGTACGGCGCGAATCACGGTCATCGCCGAAGGCAAGGAGAAGGAACTGACGCTTTCCCTCGACCGCGCGCCCGAAACGACACCGCGCGACGAACGGCTGATCGAGGGCCGCAATCCCTTTTCCGGCGCGGTGGTCGCCAATCTCTCGCCGCGCGTCGCCGAGGAGCTGCGCATGCCGACCAACGGCACGACGAGCGGCGTTGTGGTGACCGAGGTCAATCGCGGTTCCCCTGCCGCCCGCATCGGTCTCCAGCCGCGCGATATTTTCATCGAGCTGAACGGCACGGCGGTCACCTCAACCGAAACGCTCGCCGCACTCGTGGGCGAAGACCCGTCCATCTGGCGCGTCGAGATCGAGCGTGACGGCCAGCGCATCCGCCAGTTCTTCCGATGAGCGACCTTTTCGCCCCGCGTGAACCGGAGGGCATGGCGGCGAAGCGGCCTCTGGCCGACCGCCTGCGCCCCCGCACGCTGGGCGAGGTCTCCGGTCAGGCGCACCTGACCGGGCCGGACGGCGTGCTTTCGCGCATGATCGAGGCCGGCTCGCTCGGCTCGATGATCTTCTGGGGACCGCCCGGCACCGGCAAGACGACCGTCGCACGGCTGCTCTCCGGGGAGACAGGACTGGCTTTCGAGCAGATTTCCGCGATCTTCTCCGGCGTCGCCGATCTGAAGAAGGTTTTCGAAGCCGCCCGCCAGCGCCGCATGGGCGGTCGCCAGACATTGCTCTTCGTCGACGAGATCCATCGCTTCAACCGCGCCCAGCAGGACAGTTTCCTGCCCGTCATGGAGGACGGGACCATCGTGCTCGTCGGCGCCACGACGGAAAATCCATCCTTTGAGCTGAATGCCGCTCTTCTTTCCCGCGCCCGTGTGCTGACCTTCAAGCCGCATGACGAGGAGAGCCTGGAGGAGCTTCTGAAACGCGCGGAGGCTGTCGAGGAGAAGCCTCTTCCGCTCGACGAGGAGGCGCGCGCCTCGCTGCTGCGCATGGCCGATGGCGACGGGCGGGCGGTGCTGACGCTGGCCGAGGAAGTGTGGCGGGCGGCGCGCGCCGGCGAAACCTTCGGGCAGGACGATCTCTTCCGTATCGTGCAGCGCCGCGCGCCGGTCTACGACAAGTCGCAGGACGGGCATTACAATCTCATCTCCGCCCTGCACAAGGCGGTGCGCGGTTCCGATCCCGATGCCGCGCTCTACTATCTCACCCGCATGCTGGATGCTGGCGAGGACCCGCTGTTCCTGTGCCGCCGCATGGTGCGCATGGCGGTCGAGGATATCGGCCTTGCCGATCCGCAGGCGCTGGTCGTCTGCAACGCGGCCAAGGATGCCTACGACTTCCTCGGCTCGCCGGAAGGGGAACTGGCGCTGGCGCAGGCCTGCGTCTATATCGCGACCGCTCCGAAATCCAACGCCGTCTACACGGCCTATAAATCCGCCATGCGCGCGGCCAAGGAGAATGGCTCGCTTCTGCCGCCGAAGCACATCCTCAACGCGCCGACCAAGCTGATGAAGGGCGAGGGCTATGGGGACGGCTATCGCTACGACCACGACGAGCCGGATGCCTTTTCCGGCCAGGATTATTTCCCGGAAAAGATGGGCCGGCGCACCTTCTACGATCCGCCGGAGCGGGGTTTCGAACGGGAGCTGCGCAAGCGGCTGGAATGGTGGGCGAAGCTGCGGCGGGAACGCGGCTGAGGTCAGGCGGCGCCGAAGCGCGGGGCGGGCTTCTGCGGGGCCTGCGGCACCATCTTGATCGAGGATTCCGCCTTGCCGACATGACCCTCCATATCCACCACCACATGCCAGTGGCCGCTTTGCGGGATCTGCAGCCGGATCGGCGATTGCTTGGCAACGCCGCCAAGGAACTTGTGCTGGCGCGCATTCTTGAAGAGGTCGAAATTGGCATGGGTCATCAGCCGCACATTGGCGATGGCCGAAAGCGTGATCTCGATCACCGTGCCGCTGCGCTGCATGTCGAGATCGTAGTGCGTGTAGGAAAAGTTGTGCGCCATGAACCGTCCGGACTATCTGGTGTTTCGCTAATATGATGGCATGGACCGGTTAACGTTCCCTTCCTTCGTCACTAGAAATAGCTGTATTCTTTCAATGCTTTGCCGGGAAAAGCGGATTCGATCCGGCAGCGACTTGATTCATTGTCCGAGATTGGCGCGGCTGCGCCGGTCAGAGCGATTGCGTCCAGGTCCGCACGGTTTTCGCCATGGTGGCGAGGTGGTCGGCGGCGGAAAAGCCGGAAATGCTCTTGCGCGGCTTCAGGTCGTGGTCGCCGTCTTCCAGCCAGAGGAAACGGATGCGTTCCGGCAGGCCGTAGCCCGGCACCTCCTCGCGGGTGCCGAAGGGGTCGCGCGTGCCCTGGCAGATCAGGGCCGGCACCGACAGCGTCATCAGATGCGCGGTGCGAAGCTGCGCCGGCTTTTCCGGCGGATGGAACGGATAGCCGAGGCACAGGAGGCCGGCGACACAGCCTTCCGCATGAAGCGCGTCGGCAACCATGCTGGCGACGCGCCCGCCCATGGACTTGCCGCCGATGACGAGCTTGCCGCTCGCTCCAAGGCCGGCGACGGCCGCGCGGAATTCCGGGTTCAGCGTCTCGGCCTTCGGCGGCGGTCGGCGGCTGCCGTCCGCGCGCCGTGCGGCCATGTAGGCGAATTCGAAGCGGGCGACGCGCAGGCCTTCGCCGGCAAGCGCGGCGGCTGCGGCGTTCATGGCGGGCGAATCCATCGGCGCGCCGCTGCCATGGGCAAGCAGCAGGGTGACGGGGGCATCCTGCGGGCCGGTAAAGAGGAAGGGTGGGGTCATGCCTGCCCTGTTTCAGTCGTCGTTGACGTCGCCCGGCGCAATCGGGTCGCTGGCGGGAAAGGTTTCCTTCAAGGCCTGATCGAGATAGGCGTCCTGCTCAGCCTTGGGGCTTTTCTCTTTCCTGCTGGCCCGTTCCTTTTCCAGCGAGGCCTTCGGGCTGTTCTTGTCCGTCGCCATCGTCATCTCCCTTTGTCGTTCCCATTCAATATAGGACGCTTTTCCGTGGAGGCGAGGGCTTTACGTCTGGGGCAGCGAGAGTTCGGCGATGACCGGTAGGTGGTTCGACCCGAAATAGGGGCCGACACGGCGTTCGTGCAGCAGGATATCGGGAGAGACCGCGATATGGTCGATCGATGCGCCGATATACGCGATGGTGTCGAGCCGCATCGAGAAGCGGGTGACCGGCTGCAACCAGCCGCCCGCCGTGGAGGTAAGGCCCGCCTGCTTGAGGAAGCCGCGGAAGAAGGGCGACCATGTCGGCGTGTTCCAGTCGCCCGCGACGATGACCGGCGCCTTCTGGAGATCGCCCTTGATCGCATCGGCGGCGGCAGCCAGATAGGCGTTGCGGTCGCGCCATTGCCAGAGCCGGCGCGGCGTTTCCGGATGAAAAGCATAGAGGAAGAGCGGACGCCCGTTGAGGTCGAGTTCGAGCCGGAGCGGGTGCTTGTGGGCATATTTCTCGGTGAAGGCGCGTTGCAGCGCGCTTTCCGCGCGGATGGGGAGGGTTGAGAACACTTTCAGGTTCTCTTGCTCGCGGCTCTGCGTGCTGCTTTCAAAGGGGTAGAGTCCGGATGCGGAAATCGCCTGCGCCCAGGCAGCCGTGGTCTCCTGCAAGACGACGATATCGGGCTTTTCCCGGCGCAGCAGGTCGATGAAGACAGCGAGGTCTTCCACATTTTCCACGAAGAGATTGGCCGTGAGCACCTTCAGGCCGGTTCCCGCCGTGGCGGGGCGGGCGGTCGGCACGTCGAAGGCCGGAATAGTCGCGATGGCGAGGCCGGCAAGGGCGATCACGATGGCCTTCATGCGCCGCGTCACCAGTGCCGCAAGCACCAGGAAAATGCCCGCCGCCCCCACATAGGGCCAGGCGAAGGTGAGAAGATCGACCAGCCAGAACCGGTCGGCGGCCAGCACGACGATGCTGACGGCGAAGAGATAGGCGATGACGCCCGGCAGGACGAGGACGCGATAGGCGAGGTCGAGCGGTCCCCGGCGGCGGTCTGTCGGCATCGACTGTTCCTTCTGCTGTGCGGGAATGCGGGCCGGATCGATTCCCGTAGCGGGAGACCTGCATGTACCGCGCACATGCCGATGCTGCAATGACGGTGGAAAGCGGAAGTGCCGGGGCTACCTGTTCAGAGCGCGTCCAGATTGATGCCGACGGTGATTGCCCCGATCACCGCGCCCGTGTTCGGGTCGCGGATGGGAAGGCTTGCCTGCGACTGCATGAGTTGGGTCGATTCGTCCCGCCCCGCGTCCTCGATATAGAGGACGCTGCCGCCGAAACTCTTCTGCCATTTCGCCTCGTCGCCCTGCCAGTAGTCGGAGGTGATATCGCTCTGGCCGACATTGAGGCCGCGATTGTCCATGACGAAGATTTCGGTGATCACGCCCTCGGCCGCGCGCTGCCGGCCCTTGAGGTAGAGCGAGAGGGGATTGGAAAGCTGGGCCTCGATCATCGGGCGCGTCGTGCTGGAAAGCTCCGCCCGCCAGCGTGCGTCGAGCATCTCGATGCCGGCCTTGCCGAGCCTGGCATGGGCGCCGTTCTGCGCAAGGATCGCATTGATGATTGCCGGCTCGTCCAGCCAGGGGCGGACATTGGCCTCGATATAGTCCGCGACGGCCGCGGTGCGGATATCCGTCTCGGCCCCGGCGGGACCGAAGAGAAGGACGGTGGCGATGAGGATCGCCGGAAATATCCGCCTTCTATGCTGCATGAATGCCTGTCCTCCCCGGCAACGCCGATGCGCGGATAAGGAGTATCTTTTAGACGGATTGCGGAAAGATTAAGCCGGCGGATGCGGTTCCCGCGTCCACCGGCCTTTAATGATCATCAAATCAGCGCGTTGCCGCGTGGCCTTGAATCGTTTTCGAGCTTTCGCCGCTCAGCTACGCGGGCCTTTGGCGATCGGTTCCTGATAGGTGAAGCCCATGTCCCAGGGGAAATAGATCCAGGTGTCCTGGCTGACCTCTGTCACGAAGGTATCGACCAGCGGGCGGCCCTTCGGCTTGGCGTAGACGGCGGCGAAATGCGCCTTCGGCAGCATGGCGCGCACCTGCGCGGCCGTCTTGCCGGTGTCCGTGAGGTCATCGACGATGAGGATGCCTTCGCCACCGTGCTGGGTGAGTTCCGGCGAGATGCCCTTCAGGACATGCATATCGCCCTGCGAGACATAGTCGTGGTACGAGGCGACGCAGACCGTCTCGATCAGACGGATGTTGAGTTCGCGCGAGATGACGGCGGCCGGCACGAGGCCGCCGCGGGTGATGCAGACGATCGCCTTCCATTCGCGGTCGCCATCCGCCAGCCGCCAGGCGAGCGCCCGTGCGTCGCGGTGGAACTGGTCCCAGGATACGGGGAAGGCTTTGTCGGGCAGCGACATGACGGGCTCCTGATAGGCGGAAAAAGAAGATTCCTCCTCTCTACTGCAAGTCGCCGGTCAAGGAAATCGCCGCCCGGCCACAGAAACCGGGCGATCCACAGGCAAGTCCGCTTCAGCGCGACATCAGCACCGGCACGCGCGCGCCGCGCATCATGGCGCTGGTGACGCCGCCGAAGAGGCGCTGGCGCAGCCGCGAGTGGCTGTAGGCGCCCATGACGATGAGGCCCGCGTCGATCTCCGTCGCGCGACGGTTCAGCGTCTCGGCGACCGAATGGCCGCCGGTGGCCCCGGATGTGACCGTGGTGTTCACGCCATGGCGGGCGAGCGCCGCCGCAAGCTCGGCCCCGCTGAAATCGCGCGACTGCATCGCGGTTTCCGGCGGATCGACGGCGAAGACCTCGACATCCTTCGCGGCGGTCAGGAACGGCAGGGCGTCGAAGACGGCGCGCGCCGCCTCGCGCGAGCCGTTCCAGGCGACGAGGACGCGGTCGACCGGCTCGGGGCCTGCGGGCGCATTGGAGACGAGATAGACGGGCCGGCCGCTCTCGTAGAGCAGGTCCTCGATGTCCTCCCGCGCCGGGCCGTCGAGGTCCGGGTCGAACTGGCCGGCAAGGACGATATCCGCGCCGCGCGCGCTGTCGATGACGCCGGCTGATGCATAGCCGGCTGTGCCGGTGAAGAGCCGCCATTCATAGGAAATGTCGTCGCGTGCGCAGCGCGAGCGGAATGCCTGCTCGACCTCCCGCGATTGCTGCTGGGCGCGCTCCTGCAGTTCGAGAACGGCATTCGGATCAGGATATTCCATGGGGGCGATAAGCGTGACCACGACCGGGGATTCCGCATGGATGCCGATGACATGGCCGCCGGTCCGGCGCGCCAGGGCGAGCGCGTGATCGGTTACCTTGCCGGCGTCTTCGGCGGCGCTCAGTACCGCCACGATGGTCTTGTAGGTCATTTGGGCCTCCTGTCGGGTTCACACGAAACCTGCGCCCGCCGCGCCGCCTGGACCTTGATCCGGATCAAGACGCGGCCTTGGCTGCGGCGATTTCGGCGATCATCGCCAGTATATCACGTTCGGCCGCTTCCGCCGGAGCTTCTTCGCGGCTGCGGATGACGATTTCCGTCGAGAAGCGGTTCTCCGAAAAGCGCGGATAGGAGCCGATGCTGGTCTCGGGGTGATTCTTCTGGATCGCGGCGAGCGCGCTGCCGATATCGCCTTCGCCGAAGGGCGAGGCGACGGAGCGCGACAGCATCGGCTTGCCGCCTTCGAGCTTCGGTACGACGGTGCCGAGCATGGCGGTGAAGACCTGCGGCACGCCGGCCATCACATAGACATTGCCGATATGGAAGCCCGGCGCCGTGGAGACGGCGTTCTCGATATGCACGGCGCCCTCGGGCATACGGGCCATGCGCTGGCGGGCCTCGTTGAAGTCCACGCCCCGGCGCTCGTACATCGCGCCGAGAAGCTGCATGGCCAGCGGATCGTGCAGGCACGGCACGCCGAATGCCCTGGAGATCGCATCCGCCGTGATGTCGTCATGGGTCGGGCCGATGCCGCCGGAGGTGAAGACATAGGTATAGCGGGCGCGCAGCGCATTCAGCGCCTCGACGATGGCGTCCTCCTCGTCTCCGACGATGCGCACCTCCTTCAGGTCGATGCCGGCGAGGAAGAGCATGTCGGCGAGCTGGCCGATATTCTTGTCCTTGGTGCGGCCGGAGAGCAGTTCGTCGCCGATGGCGAGCATGGCGGCGGTGGCGATCGTGGTGGAACTCATGGGCGCTCTCCGAAGTTCGGACAGAAATGCCGACCGAAGGCGGGGGCATTGTCAATGACGGGTGAACAGTCTGTCGACCGCGCAGCTTCGTGCCGCGGTCATCTCGAAGTGCTACATCCAAGGCGAGGCCGCAATCAAGCGGAAAGCCCCTTTGCAACAGGAGACGAAGATGGCGAAAGTTCTGGTTCTTTACTACTCGGCCTACGGCCATATCGAAACGATGGCCTATGCCGTAGCGGAAGGCGCCAAGTCGGCCGGTGCGGACGTCACCGTCAAGCGCGTGCCGGAACTGGTGCCGGACGATGTCGCCAAGGCATCCTACTACAAGATGGACCAGAAGGCCGAAGTCGCCACCGTCGCCGACCTCGAGAATTATGACGCCATCATCGTCGGCGCCGGCACCCGCTTCGGCACGGTCGCCTCGCAGATGCGCAATTTCTGGGACCAGACGGGCGGTCTGTGGGCGCAGGGCAAGCTGGTCGGCAAGGTCGGTTCGGTCTTCACCTCCTCCGCCACCCAGCACGGCGGCCAGGAATCCACCATCCTCGGCTTCATTCCGACGCTGCTCCACCACGGCCTCGTCGTCGCGGGCCTGCCCTATGCCTTCCAGGGCCAGATGGGTGTTGAAGCGGTCAAGGGCGGCTCGCCCTACGGCGCTTCCACCATCACCGACGGCGACGGCTCGCGCCAGCCTTCCGAGGTGGAACTCGAAGCCGCCCGTTACCAGGGCGCTCACGTGGCGAAGATCGCCGGCAAGCTTTCGGCCTGACGTTCTCCTGAAACGTCGCTGAAGAAGAGGGTGCGGCCAGCGTCAGGGGCCGCACCCTTTTTTGTTTTCTGAAGCTCTGTGGTGAATGGTGCGGGCGGCGGGGATCGAACCCGCACAGCCAAGGCCGAGAGATTTTAAGTCTCTTGCGTCTACCAGTTTCGCCACGCCCGCTCGGCTTGCGTTCTCGATTGCGGGGGCGGGCCAGTCAAGAGCACAAATCCCGAAATGCGGCCTCACGGATAAATAAACCCCGCCAGGCCCCGCCTTCGTGCTGGATCGCCCTCGCCGGCCGATTGTAGCGGGCGACGATAAATTGTTATCTATGGTTGTTTTTTATTGAAGAACAATTTTTACTTGATATTCTTGTGGTGGTTGAGGAGGTGAATATGCATCAAAAAATTGCATTCTGCCTGGCGCTGCTGGCGTCGGGAACGGCAAATGCCGCTTCGATCTGCATCGACGGCAGTTTCATCCCTACGGGAGATACGCGGGTCATAAGTATTTATGACGAGGTCTGCCCGGGGGATAAGGGCAACTTCAACATTGTCGGGGGCGTGCAGCTGCGGGGCATCGGCGTGTGCTTCAGCGAAGCGGGCTATGCCTCCGTCATCTATCGGAACGTTACGAACAACGGCCCCGCCACGCGGGCGGGGTGGCTCAAGGATGGTGACTGCATCAAGCCGTAGGAGAGGGCTATGGACAGGATCGTATCGAAAGTTCTTCTGGCATCCGCGCTCATTCTGGCATTCCCCCAGATTTCCTCCGCCCAGATTCTTGGCGGGGTGGCCGGGGATGCCAAGGACGATGTCGAAGTGTCGTGCGGGAGTTGTTGCAGCGTGCGCAATACCGGCGGCAGAAAGGTGAGCGCCCGGTTGTCGCTGGCGCTCGGCGCAAGTGCCACGGTGATTGTTGGGCCTGGGCAAAGCGCGACCTGGTCCACGGGCGGCAGCTGTTTTTCCAGTGGTTTCGGCGTGTTTGCCAATTACGCGGACTGATCGCCGACCCGGCCGGCAGGACAGAAAAATACGGGCTGCAGGGTTCCTGCAGCCCGTACTGGTTTGCGCTCAACCGCTGATCGCGTTGAACACGAGATAGAACAGCGCCGAGATCGCCGCTGCCGAGGGCAGGGTGATGATCCAGGCCCAGACGATGTTGCTGGCGACGCCCCAGCGGACCGCGGAGACGCGGCGGGCGGCGCCGACGCCGATGATGGCGCCAGTGATCGTGTGGGTGGTCGAGACCGGGATGCCGAGCCAGGTGGCGCCGAAGAGGGTGAGGGCGCCGCCGGTTTCGGCGCAGAAGCCCTGCATCGGGTTGAGGCGGGTGATCTTGGACCCCATCGTGTGGACGATGCGCCAGCCGCCCATCAGCGTGCCGAGCGCCATGGCGGCCTGGCAGGTGATGACCACCCAGAAGGGCACGTAGAACTCGCCGCCGAGGTAGCCCTGCGAATAGAGCAGCACGGCGATGATGCCCATGGTCTTCTGCGCGTCGTTGCCGCCATGGCCGAGCGAATAGAGCGAGGCCGAGATGAACTGCATGACGCGGAAGGTGCGGTCGACGGCGAACGGCGTCTGGCGCACGAAGATCCAGGAGACGATCAGCACGAGGACCAGCGCCAGGAAGAAACCGAGGGCCGGCGACAGGAAGATGGCGCTCGCCGTCTTGATGAGGCCGCTCCACACGACGGCGTCGAAGCCGGTCCGCGCAAGGCCCGCGCCGACGAGGCCGCCGATAAGGGCGTGCGAGGAACTCGACGGGATGCCGAAGACCCAGGTGACGACGTTCCAGATGATCGCGCCCATCAGCGCCGCGAAGATGACGAGCGGGCTGACGATGGAGGGATCGATGATCCCCCTGCCCAGCGTTTCGGCGACATGCAGGCCGAAGAACAGGAAGGCGATGAAATTGAAGAACGCCGCCCACATCACCGCATATTGCGGCCGCAGCACGCGCGTCGAGACGATCGTGGCGATGGAATTGGCGGCATCGTGCAGGCCGTTCAGAAAATCGAAGAGCAGCGCGATGCCGATGAGGGCGATCAGCAACGGAAGGGCGAGGGCGGCGTCCATCAGACGTTCTCGATCACGATACCGCTGATTTCATTGGCGACGTCTTCGAAGCGGTCGACGACCTTCTCGAGTTCGCCGTAGATCTCGCTGCCGATGATATAGGCCATCGGGTCGGACTTGCCGAACTGCTTGAAGAGGTCCTTCAGGCCCTGGTCGTGCAGCTCGTCGGAGCGGCCCTCGACGCGGGTGACTTCTTCTGCGATGGCGCTGAGGCGGCCGGCATGCACGCCGATCTTGTCGAGCAGCGGAATGGCCTCGGCGACGAGGTGGGCGGCCTTGACGACCGCTTCGCCCATTTCCTGCATGCCGGGCTGGAAGCTCGTCTGCTCGAAGAGGCGGATGGTCTTGACCGTCTTGTGCATCATGTCGATGGCGTCGTCCATCGACTGGATCAGGTCCTTGATGTCGCCGCGGTCGAAGGGCGTGATGAAGCTGCGGCGAACGGCGAGCAGGACCTCGCGGGTGATCTCGTCGGCCTGGTCTTCCAGTTCGACGATGCGGTCGCAGTGTTTTTGAAGGTCCGGACCACCGGCCAGCGCCGAGCGGAGGGCTTCGGCGGCGCCGACGACGGTGCGGGAATGCTGCTCGAAGAGATCGAAGAAACGGTCCTCGCGCGGCATGAATTTGCGAAACAGCGAAAGCATGGATGCCCCTTGTGTGGCTGGGGTTGTCATGCGGCTGTCATAATTGAGCGGAAAGGCGCTGAAAAGCACTGATTCGCCGCTTGTCACAATTCTCTTGCGGTGCGGTAAACGGAGCCGGAGGGGATCAGGGCACGATCTTGAACGGCTGCTCGCTGATGGCGACGGCGCCGCTTGCGCTGTCGCGGAAGCGGTAGCGCAGCACGTAGTCGCCTGCCGGCGGGCTGCTGAGATTGAGCGTCAGCTTGGCGAAGACCTCCTGGTTGCGCACGCTACCCTTGAAGTCGAAGGAGCCGAAGGCCTTCTGTTCGGCGAGCTTCGCGCCCTTCGGATCGAGCAGTTCCAGATCGACGGTGAAATGCGATTCCAGAAGGCCGCCATCGACGGGACGCCAGGTGAGGCCGACCGGCTCGACATAGGAGATCAGCGCTTCGCCCGCCTTGAAGCTGGTATCTGCGCGCGTGGCGTACATGCCGTAGCCTTCCGGCGGCGCGGAAACGAAGATCGCCTTGCCGATGGAAAAGGGCAGGGTGGCGGCGAAGGCGCCGTAGGCGTCGCGGATCGTGTTGTGCGCGCCGACCGTATCGCCGGCCGCCGCCTGCTCCTCCGCCTTCTTCGCCGCGTCCGCAAGGGGGCCGGCCAGCGCGAGCGTCGGCGCGAGGGCGGCGACAAAGGTCAGACGCATCAGGGACTTCCACACGGACATTTGGTCTTCCTCCAGCCGGATGCCGGCCAAGATGCGAAGAAGCGTGACAACAGTCAAGGACGGGCGCCCCTCTTGTCAGTGCTTCCAGAAGAGCGGCGTCAGGATCACGAGGACGGTTAGGATTTCCAGACGTCCGAGCAGCATGAGGAAGGACAGGAGATACAGCGCCGCATCGTGAAAACCGGCGAAGGTGCCGGCCGGGCCGATCGCCTGCGTGACGCCCGGGCCGACATTCGAAAGCGACGTGGCGGCGGCCGAGATCGCCGTCAGCACGTCGTAGCCCATGAGGGCCAGCAGGATCGCACCGATGGCGGAGATCGCCACGAAGGTGATGAAGAACAGGAAGACGTTGCGCTGCAGGTCCGCGTCGACCGTCATCGGCCCATAGCGCACGGCATGGATGCCGTCGGGATAGATGAGGCGGTAGAGGCCGGTGCGGATGAAGTTGAAGAGGATGATCAGGCGATAGGCCTTGATGCCGCCCGCCGTCGAGCCGGAGCAGCCGCCCATGAAGGTGGCGACGAAGGCGAGCGCGACGATGAAATGGCCCCATTGGGTGTAGTCGTCGCTGGAAAAGCCGGTGGTGGAGAGGATGGAGGAGACGGTGAAGAAGGAATGCGCAAGCGCCTCATGGAAGTCGACGCCGTTCTGGAGGCGCTGGAAGATGCTGGCGGCAATGGAGAAGAGCGCAAGGTAGCCGAGGAACACGCGGATCTGCGGATCGCGCCAGGCGTCCACCCGCCCGCGCACCACGATGAGAATCAGCACGGAGAAGGGCAGGCTGCTCAGCGTCATGAAGAAGGTGGCGGCCCACAGCAGCGGCAGGCTCTTGAAGTAGCCGAAGGAGGCGTCGTGCGTGGAAAGCCCGCCGGTGGCGACGGTGGACATGGCGTTGTTCAACGCATCGAAATGGCTCATGCCGAGCGCGGCATAGGTGACGGCGCAGATGAGGGTTATCGACACATAGATGGCGAGGAAGGCGCGGGTGTAGCTGGCGATGCGGGCGAAGGGCTTGTCGGCGGTATCGGACGATTCGAGCTTGAAGAAGGACATGCCCCCGACGCGCAGATACGGCATGATGAAGAGGCCGAGCGCCAGGATGCCGATGCCGCCGAGCCAGTGCAGCAGCGAGCGCCACATCAGGATGCCGGGCGGGGCATGATCGAGGCCGACGATGACGGTGGAGCCTGTCGTGCTGATCGCGGAAACCGATTCGAAGAAGGCCTGCGCGAAGGTGAGTTTCAGCGAGGACAGCCAGAGCGGGATCGCGCCGATGAAGGTCGCGCTCAGCCAGAGCAGGTTCACCACCAGAAAGCCCATCCGCTTGTTGAAGGGCGGCGGGCCGGCACGTGTCGCAACGGCTGTGGCGAGCGAGAGGCCGCCGGTGAAGAAGGCGGACAGCAGGAAGACTTCCCAATCGGGATGCCCATAGTAGACGTCGATGAAGGCCGGGATGAGCATCGCCAGCGAAAGGTAGGTTCCGCTGATGGCTGCGATGTGGATGGCGGACCGGAAAATCGTGGCGTTCAAGGAAAATCGTCCTGCGTGCCGGCTGGCTCAAGGTCTGTCTCGAAGGGCCGCGCGGCCGGGACGGGTGGTGTCCGTCGCTGCGATATGCAATAGCCTTTGCATTGTCCAAACTCAAGGATGGCATCGAACGGCATGAAACCGGACGTCGACGCGGCCTGCGAAGCATTGCGCGGGCTCTTTCCCGAAACACCGCTCCAGCTCAACGAACACCTTTCCGCCCGCTACGGCGCGGAAATCTACCTGAAGCGCGAAGATCTCTCGCCGGTGCGCTCCTACAAGATCCGGGGCGCCTTCAACTTCTTCCGCAAGGTTCTGGCGGAGCCGGACGGCGCACGCAGCTTCGTCTGCGCCTCGGCCGGCAACCACGCGCAGGGCTTCGCCTTCGTCTGCCGCCATTTCGGCGTGCCGGGCGTGGTCTTCATGCCGGTGACGACGCCGCAGCAGAAGATCGACAAGACGCGCATATTCGGCGGCGAGTTCGTGACGATCAGGCTCGTCGGCGACTTTTTCGACCAGTGCTACAAGGCCGCCCGCGACCATGCGGAAGCGACCGGCGCACTGATGGTGCCGCCCTTCGACCATGCGGATATCATCGAGGGGCAGGCGACGGTGGCGGCGGAGATCGTCGCCCAGCTCGGCGAAGGAAAGCTGCCGGACCTCGTGGTCCTGCCCGTTGGCGGCGGGGGCCTCGCCTCG
Protein-coding sequences here:
- the wrbA gene encoding NAD(P)H:quinone oxidoreductase; this encodes MAKVLVLYYSAYGHIETMAYAVAEGAKSAGADVTVKRVPELVPDDVAKASYYKMDQKAEVATVADLENYDAIIVGAGTRFGTVASQMRNFWDQTGGLWAQGKLVGKVGSVFTSSATQHGGQESTILGFIPTLLHHGLVVAGLPYAFQGQMGVEAVKGGSPYGASTITDGDGSRQPSEVELEAARYQGAHVAKIAGKLSA
- a CDS encoding TrkH family potassium uptake protein, which encodes MNATIFRSAIHIAAISGTYLSLAMLIPAFIDVYYGHPDWEVFLLSAFFTGGLSLATAVATRAGPPPFNKRMGFLVVNLLWLSATFIGAIPLWLSSLKLTFAQAFFESVSAISTTGSTVIVGLDHAPPGILMWRSLLHWLGGIGILALGLFIMPYLRVGGMSFFKLESSDTADKPFARIASYTRAFLAIYVSITLICAVTYAALGMSHFDALNNAMSTVATGGLSTHDASFGYFKSLPLLWAATFFMTLSSLPFSVLILIVVRGRVDAWRDPQIRVFLGYLALFSIAASIFQRLQNGVDFHEALAHSFFTVSSILSTTGFSSDDYTQWGHFIVALAFVATFMGGCSGSTAGGIKAYRLIILFNFIRTGLYRLIYPDGIHAVRYGPMTVDADLQRNVFLFFITFVAISAIGAILLALMGYDVLTAISAAATSLSNVGPGVTQAIGPAGTFAGFHDAALYLLSFLMLLGRLEILTVLVILTPLFWKH
- a CDS encoding DUF47 domain-containing protein gives rise to the protein MLSLFRKFMPREDRFFDLFEQHSRTVVGAAEALRSALAGGPDLQKHCDRIVELEDQADEITREVLLAVRRSFITPFDRGDIKDLIQSMDDAIDMMHKTVKTIRLFEQTSFQPGMQEMGEAVVKAAHLVAEAIPLLDKIGVHAGRLSAIAEEVTRVEGRSDELHDQGLKDLFKQFGKSDPMAYIIGSEIYGELEKVVDRFEDVANEISGIVIENV
- a CDS encoding inorganic phosphate transporter is translated as MDAALALPLLIALIGIALLFDFLNGLHDAANSIATIVSTRVLRPQYAVMWAAFFNFIAFLFFGLHVAETLGRGIIDPSIVSPLVIFAALMGAIIWNVVTWVFGIPSSSSHALIGGLVGAGLARTGFDAVVWSGLIKTASAIFLSPALGFFLALVLVLIVSWIFVRQTPFAVDRTFRVMQFISASLYSLGHGGNDAQKTMGIIAVLLYSQGYLGGEFYVPFWVVITCQAAMALGTLMGGWRIVHTMGSKITRLNPMQGFCAETGGALTLFGATWLGIPVSTTHTITGAIIGVGAARRVSAVRWGVASNIVWAWIITLPSAAAISALFYLVFNAISG